A section of the Humulus lupulus chromosome 2, drHumLupu1.1, whole genome shotgun sequence genome encodes:
- the LOC133817014 gene encoding probable disease resistance protein At5g63020, translated as MGNCISISLPFDAIFSNCYQSTVAQATYVHNLKENLKALKKASEELTDVKIGLVRRVRIAEEEDQLTCLETVQRWISRAEALDNEVQELLQTESEERNRLCLWGCCSKNYKSSYKYGKRVLRKLAEVTDLKGEGVFEVVAERGPIALVVEVPDEPTVGMEPIFDLVWTKLNEEDVRIMGLYGMGGVGKTTLLRKINNNFLNSQNEYHVIWVVVSKDHTIEKIQNSIREEIRLSCGEDTWKKKTCQQKSKDIFNVLKKKKFILLLDDIWERIDLVEVGIPSPNRQNGSKLVFTTRSMEVCSSMSVDKQVEVKCLSWEESWKLFQEKVGKEALSVHPDILHLAKQVAKECGGLPLALTTIGRAMACKRTPQEWNYAIQILKNSASSFSGMGDKVFPLLKFSYDNLSSEKVRSCFLYCALFPEDWGIVRDDLIYKWMCEGLLDECSDFESLQGQGYTIIGSLLYACLLEEVNETRVKMHDVIRDMALWIACGCEKADHTFLVKTNVELKEPMIERWTEVERISLMKNRIESLSGSPSCPNLSTLFLQENKLRQVRGSFFKFIPKLTVLDLSENESLTRLPKEISKLVSLQYLNLASTSIKELPGELKNLKMMKYLNLDSLDDLNVIPEGVISSFSWLQVLHMFWCGTSSEEMVEDRVECGGNELLVQELESLKHIMTLGVSIKYVTALDRLLTSQMLLNSTQSLLLHFESTLQFLNLSTLSRMERLEKLVLRKCSRLEELNWEWKRREECSSHVPSPPQCSTNDLFLSLCEVRVYYCHNLKELTGLAFAPNLQRLTVCICSAVEEIIRLEKLGDAPEEVKCLQPFLKLESLTLVYLRKLKNIYPKPLPFPCLKEFYVRNCEELKKLPVGSTVTKMRPDLKIIGYESWWNELEWEDETTRDAFLPCFDANVMMQM; from the coding sequence ATGGGTAATTGCATCTCAATTTCTCTTCCGTTTGATGCCATATTTTCCAATTGCTATCAATCCACTGTTGCACAAGCCACTTACGTGCATAATCTTAAAGAAAATCTTAAGGCTCTAAAGAAAGCTTCAGAGGAGTTAACAGATGTGAAGATTGGCTTAGTGAGAAGAGTCAGGATTGCTGAGGAGGAGGACCAGTTGACGTGCCTGGAAACAGTCCAGAGGTGGATTTCAAGGGCTGAAGCATTGGACAATGAAGTTCAAGAACTGCTGCAAACAGAATCTGAAGAAAGAAACAGACTATGCCTTTGGGGTTGCTGCTCAAAGAACTATAAGTCCAGCTATAAATATGGGAAAAGGGTGTTGAGGAAGCTCGCTGAAGTGACTGATCTGAAAGGCGAAGGGGTATTTGAGGTGGTGGCTGAAAGGGGACCAATAGCTCTTGTGGTTGAAGTGCCAGATGAGCCGACAGTGGGAATGGAACCAATTTTTGATCTTGTGTGGACAAAACTCAACGAAGAAGATGTGAGAATTATGGGGTTGTATGGAATGGGAGGAGTGGGCAAAACCACCCTTTTGAGAAAGATCAACAACAATTTCCTCAATTCTCAAAATGAGTATCATGTTATATGGGTAGTGGTATCTAAAGATCATACTATTGAGAAGATACAAAATAGTATTAGAGAAGAAATTAGGCTTTCTTGCGGGGAAGATACATGGAAGAAAAAAACATGTCAACAAAAATCTAAAGACATTTTCAATgtcttgaagaagaagaaatttattttgttgttggaTGACATATGGGAGAGAATTGATCTTGTTGAAGTTGGGATTCCTTCGCCTAACAGACAAAATGGTTCCAAGCTCGTATTCACAACTCGTTCTATGGAAGTTTGTAGTAGCATGTCAGTTGATAAACAAGTTGAAGTGAAGTGCTTGTCATGGGAAGAATCATGGAAGTTATTTCAGGAAAAAGTTGGCAAAGAGGCCCTCAGTGTCCACCCAGATATTCTTCATTTAGCCAAACAAGTTGCGAAAGAGTGTGGTGGTTTACCTCTGGCACTAACAACTATAGGTCGAGCCATGGCTTGCAAGAGAACACCTCAAGAGTGGAATTATGCAATTCAGATCTTAAAGAACTCAGCCTCGAGTTTTTCTGGCATGGGAGATAAGGTATTTCCTCTTTTAAAGTTCAGTTACGACAATTTATCTAGTGAGAAAGTTAGATCTTGTTTTCTGTATTGTGCATTGTTTCCAGAAGATTGGGGAATCGTTAGAGATGATTTGATATATAAATGGATGTGTGAGGGGCTTCTAGATGAATGTTCTGATTTTGAGAGTTTGCAAGGCCAAGGATATACCATCATTGGCTCTCTTCTTTATGCGTGCTTATTAGAAGAGGTCAATGAAACACGTGTAAAGATGCATGATGTGATCCGGGACATGGCTTTATGGATAGCTTGTGGGTGTGAAAAGGCAGATCACACTTTTTTGGTGAAAACAAATGTTGAGTTGAAAGAACCAATGATTGAAAGATGGACTGAGGTTGAAAGGATCTCTTTGATGAAAAACCGCATTGAGAGTCTCTCAGGAAGTCCGTCATGTCCTAACCTCTCAACTTTATTTCTTCAGGAAAACAAATTGCGTCAAGTTAGGGGcagtttttttaagtttatacctAAATTAACAGTTTTGGATTTGTCAGAAAATGAATCATTGACTCGTTTGCCAAAGGAGATATCAAAATTAGTCTCATTGCAATACCTCAATCTAGCATCTACAAGCATAAAAGAGTTGCCAGGAGAGTTGAAGAACTTGAAAATGATGAAATACTTGAACTTAGATTCTTTAGATGATCTTAATGTAATTCCAGAAGGAGTGATATCAAGTTTTTCATGGCTACAAGTGTTACACATGTTTTGGTGTGGAACAAGTTCTGAAGAGATGGTGGAGGATAGAGTTGAATGTGGGGGTAATGAATTACTAGTACAAGAATTAGAGAGTTTGAAACACATAATGACATTGGGTGTCTCCATAAAATATGTCACTGCCCTTGATAGATTGTTGACCTCCCAAATGCTACTGAACTCCACTCAAAGTCTATTACTCCATTTTGAAAGCACCTTGCAGTTTCTTAATCTATCCACTCTTTCGAGGATGGAACGGTTAGAGAAACTTGTTCTCAGAAAATGTTCAAGGTTAGAAGAGTTAAATTGGGAATGGAAAAGAAGAGAGGAATGTTCTTCCCATGTACCAAGTCCTCCTCAATGCTCAACTAACGACTTGTTCCTAAGCCTTTGTGAAGTCCGTGTTTATTACTGTCATAATTTGAAGGAATTGACTGGGCTAGCTTTTGCTCCAAATCTGCAGCGTCTTACTGTCTGCATCTGCTCTGCAGTGGAAGAAATAATAAGATTGGAGAAACTAGGAGATGCTCCAGAGGAGGTGAAATGTTTACAACCTTTTCTTAAACTTGAATCTCTAACATTGGTATACTTACGGAAATTAAAGAATATCTACCCAAAACCTCTGCCCTTTCCTTGTCTAAAGGAATTCTATGTACGTAATTGTGAAGAGCTGAAGAAGCTTCCAGTGGGTTCTACTGTGACTAAAATGCGACCCGATTTGAAGATTATAGGATATGAATCTTGGTGGAATGAGTTAGAATGGGAGGATGAGACCACTCGAGATGCCTTTCTCCCCTGTTTTGATGCAAATGTAATGATGCAAATGTAA